The Actinomycetota bacterium genome has a segment encoding these proteins:
- the rsfS gene encoding ribosome silencing factor yields the protein MPATPEAIATAVSACRAADDKQAGDLVVLDVADLLTLVDVFVIATARTDRQLKAVAEAVEERLRSDHGVRPQRREGPVESGWVLLDFGDVVCHLFDQERREFYALERLWADVPHLDPFTGEPLAAGHLHAVRSSP from the coding sequence GTGCCCGCCACGCCAGAAGCGATCGCGACCGCGGTGAGTGCGTGCCGCGCCGCCGACGACAAGCAGGCTGGCGATCTGGTGGTGCTCGACGTCGCCGACCTGCTCACGCTCGTGGACGTGTTCGTGATCGCCACGGCCCGCACCGACCGTCAGCTGAAAGCCGTCGCCGAAGCCGTCGAGGAGCGGCTCCGCAGCGACCACGGCGTCCGGCCGCAGCGCCGGGAGGGCCCGGTGGAGTCCGGCTGGGTGCTGCTCGATTTCGGTGACGTGGTCTGCCACCTGTTCGACCAGGAGCGACGCGAGTTCTACGCCCTCGAACGGCTGTGGGCGGACGTCCCCCACCTCGACCCGTTCACCGGCGAGCCACTGGCGGCCGGTCATCTTCACGCCGTGCGCTCGAGCCCCTAA